From the genome of Colletotrichum destructivum chromosome 10, complete sequence, one region includes:
- a CDS encoding Putative berberine/berberine, FAD-binding domain, PCMH-type, FAD-binding, type PCMH, subdomain 2, whose translation MRKEFLLHIFAALPALTFGDASFTTAPVGCRKLSTDHDWPAAEVWEAAIPGVIRQNGSDIHGGLPNYRVRAQNISDVQAAVRFASEHNIRLSVITTGHDQLGRSDAGSGLVIDLSLMNKVNVLESFTPTSEGATSPRYPVEAPNTITPRDGIQAAVTFHPGVAGLALNYAVAPSGLFTTSGAAAGVAVAGGWGQNGGYGPLTAQYGLGVDQWLEAKVVTADGQLRVANNVSHQDLFWAIRGGGGGTFGVVVEATWKAHIAVPITGYNWYINSTITGTDALDPETGRTPLSDAMQYLLGELPGLQKLGISAFIYVDISHVRCYAVHPGNASGISKANAAWGPILTKMQSFPNIEPFQTKPYNFDDYKDFFVTTYGPLAETTTNKQPRNHGVFPYDSRLMAPEHLRDPGIMDALGGAEGTYGLLMTAPGQSQGSSADTSANPGWRRAVAHLVASPNADGLRKLAPDMGAYINEASLKEENWTQSFWGVNYPRLSEIKSRYDQGMLFWTTPGINAHYMQSINGRACLVLPPPLVPPATPPASDRAAPADPVADAQFLFGSLELIGAKFPAPGTQIGLQSKPLV comes from the exons ATGAGGAAAGAGTTTCTACTTCACATTTTTGCAGCTTTGCCTGCTCTGACCTTCGGCGATGCGTCATTCACGACAGCGCCGGTAGGTTGCCGAAAGTTGAGTACAGATCATGACTGGCCTGCTGCCGAGGTCTGGGAGGCTGCCATTCCCGGTGTGATCCGTCAAAATGGCAGCGACATTCATGGGGGCCTTCCCAATTATCGTGTACGAGCTCAAAATATCTCCGACGTACAAGCGGCTGTACGATTCGCCTCAGAACACAACATTCGGCTCTCCGTTATTACAACAGGTCACGATCAGCTCGGCCGAAGCGACGCGGGATCTGGCCTTGTCATTGATTTGTCTTTGATGAACAAGGTCAACGTTCTGGAGTCGTTTACCCCAACCAGCGAAGGGGCTACCAGTCCTCGTTACCCTGTTGAGGCACCAAATACGATTACACCGAGAGACGGAATTCAAGCTGCGGTCACTTTTCATCCGGGCGTAGCTGGCCTTGCTCTCAATTACGCAGTCGCTCCATCGGGACTGTTCACCACGAGCGGAGCAGCAG CTGGCGTAGCTGTTGCTGGAGGCTGGGGTCAAAATGGAGGCTATGGTCCCTTGACTGCCCAGTACGGCCTAGGGGTTGACCAATGGCTTGAAGCAAAAGTTGTTACTGCAGACGGCCAGCTAAGAGTGGCAAACAATGTGTCTCATCAAGATCTTTTCTGGGCTATCcgcgggggcggaggggggacCTTCGGCGTCGTGGTTGAGGCCACCTGGAAGGCACATATTGCCGTTCCAATCACTGGCTACAACTGGTATATCAACTCGACAATTACAGGAACAGATGCGCTGGATCCTGAGACTGGGAGAACGCCGCTCAGCGACGCGATGCAGTATCTGTTAGGGGAGTTGCCTGGTCTACAAAAACTAGGCATCAGCGCTTTCATTTATGTTGACATCAGCCACGTCAGATGCTACGCCGTCCACCCAGGAAATGCCTCCGGAATCTCCAAGGCGAATGCAGCATGGGGGCCGATTCTCACCAAGATGCAATCGTTTCCCAACATTGAGCCTTTCCAAACAAAGCCGTATAATTTCGACGATTACAAAGACTTTTTCGTTACAACTTATGGACCTCTGGCTGAGACgacaacaaacaaacaacCAAGAAACCACGGAGTTTTCCCATACGATAGCCGCCTTATGGCTCCCGAGCATCTTCGAGATCCCGGAATCATGGATGCATTGGGAGGGGCTGAGGGGACATATGGATTGCTTATGACTGCACCGGGTCAATCGCAAGGCTCCAGCGCTGACACTTCTGCAAATCCGGGTTGGAGAAGAGCGGTTGCTCACCTTGTTGCCTCTCCAAACGCCGACGGACTTCGTAAACTTGCCCCAGACATGGGCGCATACATAAATGAG GCGAGCCTAAAAGAGGAAAACTGGACGCAATCTTTTTGGGGCGTCAATTATCCTAGGCTTTCTGAGATTAAATCGAGATACGACCAAGGAATGCTGTTCTGGACAACTCCTGGAATCAACGCCCATTACATGCAATCTATTAACGGACGGGCCTGCCTTGTTCTGCCTCCCCCATTAGTACCTCCTGCTACACCTCCTGCAAGTGATCGAGCTGCTCCTGCAGATCCAGTAGCAGATGCGCAGTTTCTTTTTGGTTCACTTGAGTTGATTGGAGCCAAGTTCCCAGCCCCAGGGACCCAGATAGGTTTGCAATCTAAACCATTAGTATAG
- a CDS encoding Putative organic solute transporter subunit alpha/Transmembrane protein: MPKCTDHPLDVPILEKEIGGGGIRVHGLLLCLAGASTIVASSASAYLIFRHASNYTNPKQQKLIIRILLMVPIYSIACTLSIEFYKENVYLGSIYEFYESLVIASFFLLLCQYLHPDLTMLRRVFQVVDPKPWIHPIRFFVTHVGRNKKSQTVDGLRRFNIIWFGVFQFCIVKFLGALTKCITEALDVYCEESKSAGHAKIWVMIIEILSLVTAMLCLFQFYNQTNHVISHHRPMLKFVAIKLVVFLFYLQTFIFDFLTRKDGPIEPSATISYPSWAVGIPNTLLCLEMAAVSVLHFWAFPYDVYKKGPSSKKTSNNNQDDALDIDQDYTITRISAMQNCEPLYQRPDSDNLTEDGIWNGPASAHRHTEPIGSHTRGSRWQALVDTLNFIDIFWAVAGASRWLVGKRREGSAASDAGGEAHLGYHSEVDLAGQSRRYDFPEALIIVEGQAFRDVSRR, from the exons ATGCCCAAATGCACAGATCACCCGTTGGATGTACCAA TCTTGGAAAAGGAAataggcggcggcggcatccgaGTACATGGTCTACTGTTATGTCTGGCGGGCGCCTCGACGATAGTGGcatcctccgcctccgcctaCCTCATCTTCCGCCATGCTTCCAACTACACCAACCCAAAGCAACAAAAGCT AATCATCCGCATCCTACTCATGGTGCCCATCTACTCCATTGCCTGCACCCTCAGCATTGAGTTCTACAAGGAAAACGTCTACCTCGGCAGCATCTACGAGTTTTACGAGTCCCTAGTCATAGCCTCCTTCTTTCTGCTGCTATGCCAGTATCTGCACCCGGACCTGACGATGCTCCGGCGGGTATTCCAAGTTGTCGACCCGAAACCATGGATCCATCCGATACGCTTCTTTGTCACCCACGTGGGCCGTAATAAAAAGAGCCAAACTGTCGACGGATTGAGGAGATTCAAT ATTATCTGGTTCGGCGTCTTTCAATTCTGTATCGTCAAGTTCCTCGGTGCGCTCACGAAGTGCATCACTGAGGCTTTAGATGTGTATTGCGAAGAGTCAAAAAGTGCCGGCCACGCCAAAATCTGG GTCATGATAATCGAGATCTTGTCGTTGGTTACAGCCATGCTCTGCCTCTTCCAGTTCTACAACCAAACCAATCATGTGATAAGCCACCATAGGCCTATGCTGAAGTTTGTAGCTATCAAATTGGTTGTCTTCCTCTTTTACCTTCAGACG TTCATCTTTGACTTTCTCACGAGAAAAGATGGTCCGATTgagccgtcggcgacgataTCGTACCCCTCGTGGGCTGTCGGTATACCCAACACCCTTTTGTGTTTAGAAATGGCCGCAGTTTCGGTCTTACACTTCTGGGCCTTCCCGTATGACGTCTACAAAAAAGGTCCTTCTTCTAAGAAGACGTCAAACAATAACCAAGACGACGCTCTGGACATCGACCAAGATTACACTATTACCCGGATATCAGCGATGCAAAACTGCGAGCCTCTATACCAACGACCAGACAGCGACAACTTAACGGAGGACGGCATCTGGAACGGACCGGCCTCCGCCCATCGACATACAGAGCCTATTGGCAGCCACACCAGGGGTTCCCGCTGGCAAGCTTTGGTGGATACCCTCAACTTTATAGACATCTTCTGGGCCGTCGCGGGAGCATCTCGCTGGCTTGTCGGGAAGCGCCGCGAGGGGTCCGCCGCCTCAGACGctggaggagaagcgcaCCTTGGATATCACAGTGAGGTTGATTTGGCAGGGCAGTCGAGAAGATATGATTTCCCTGAGGCTTTGATTATTGTAGAAGGCCAGGCCTTTCGGGATGTGTCGAGGCGATAG